From one Pogoniulus pusillus isolate bPogPus1 chromosome 37, bPogPus1.pri, whole genome shotgun sequence genomic stretch:
- the POU3F1 gene encoding POU domain, class 3, transcription factor 1 — MAATAQYLPRSAALMHPDGDRLHQGTTYREVQKMMHHEYLQGLAPAAGHAVGLAHHQWLPSAGTDWGSGGGGGGGAHLPPAEHAKGGPPGPREELSAAAFHHRPHLVHQPAAGGAAGGWAQGGAHHLPPMSPPSGQPLLYAQPYAGLNGMLGPPAPALHHGLRDPLGAEEAGAHELAASPPPLGPPEPSDEDAPSSDDLEQFAKQFKQRRIKLGFTQADVGLALGTLYGNVFSQTTICRFEALQLSFKNMCKLKPLLNKWLEETDSSTGSPTNLDKIAAQGRKRKKRTSIEVGVKGALENHFLKCPKPSAHEITSLADSLQLEKEVVRVWFCNRRQKEKRMTPAGVPHPPMEDVYAQADTSPLHHALPGAVQ; from the coding sequence ATGGCCGCCACCGCGCAGTACCTGCCGCGCAGCGCCGCGCTGATGCACCCCGACGGGGACCGGCTGCACCAGGGCACCACGTACCGCGAGGTGCAGAAGATGATGCACCACGAGTACCTGCAGGGGCTGGCCCCCGCCGCCGGGCACGCCGTCGGGCTGGCGCACCATCAGTGGCTGCCCAGCGCCGGCACGGACTGGGGCAGCGGCgggggtggcggcggcggcgcgcaCCTCCCGCCTGCCGAACACGCCAAGGGCGGCCCGCCGGGGCCCCGCGAGGAGCTGTCCGCCGCTGCCTTCCATCACCGCCCGCACCTGGTGCACCAgccggcggcgggcggcgcggcGGGCGGCTGGGCGCAGGGCGGCGCGCACCACCTGCCGCCTATGTCGCCGCCGTCGGGGCAGCCGTTACTTTACGCGCAGCCCTATGCGGGCCTCAACGGGATGCTGGGTCCGCCGGCGCCTGCACTGCACCACGGGCTGCGCGACCCGCTGGGCGCCGAGGAGGCGGGAGCCCACGAACTAGCGGCCTCGCCGCCACCGCTGGGGCCGCCCGAACCGTCGGACGAGGACGCGCCCAGCTCCGACGACCTAGAGCAGTTCGCCAAGCAGTTCAAGCAGCGACGGATCAAGCTGGGCTTCACGCAGGCCGACGTGGGGCTGGCGCTGGGCACCCTTTACGGGAACGTCTTCTCGCAGACGACCATCTGCCGGTTCGAGGCGCTGCAGCTGAGCTTCAAGAACATGTGCAAGCTGAAGCCGCTGCTCAACAAGTGGCTGGAGGAGACGGACTCCAGCACGGGCAGCCCCACCAACCTGGACAAGATCGCGGCGCAGGGCCGGAAGCGCAAGAAGCGCACCTCCATCGAGGTGGGCGTCAAGGGCGCCCTGGAGAACCACTTCCTCAAGTGCCCCAAGCCCTCGGCGCAcgaaatcacctccctggcggactccctgcagctggagaaggaggtggTGCGGGTCTGGTTCTGCAACCGGCGGCAGAAGGAGAAGCGCATGACGCCGGCCGGGGTCCCTCATCCGCCCATGGAGGACGTTTACGCACAGGCGGACACGTCGCCGCTGCACCACGCGTTGCCCGGCGCCGTGCAGTGA